One stretch of Chthoniobacterales bacterium DNA includes these proteins:
- the moaA gene encoding GTP 3',8-cyclase MoaA yields the protein MEDRFGHRISYLRVSITDRCNERCTYCMPRELQEWLAREDVLTYEETLRLIRIASELGVTKVRITGGEPLTRRDVLGFFHQLPMIPGLNDLGLSTNGTLLARPTGTGEPMAQALRRAGVNSINISLDTLDREAYAQTTGRDFLPQVLDGIEAAIAAKFPLIKLNCVLMRGRNEDQFVPLVEFAAARDLILRFIELMPVSHSDVLDESNFLPVAEARRSLESRYGPLIPEPSFRTNGPSTYYRIAGRDQRLGFIGAMTNLHFCESCNKLRLTCDGKLRPCLGSYLEFDIMKVLRAGATDAELRRFFLDVVERKPEQHDFRGNYSPGRMMVAIGG from the coding sequence ATGGAGGATCGATTCGGTCATCGTATTTCCTATCTGCGGGTGTCGATCACCGACCGTTGTAACGAGCGCTGCACTTATTGCATGCCGCGGGAATTACAGGAATGGCTCGCCCGCGAGGATGTCCTCACCTACGAGGAAACGCTTCGGTTGATCCGGATCGCGTCGGAGCTTGGGGTGACGAAGGTGCGGATCACCGGAGGCGAACCACTTACCCGGCGGGACGTGCTCGGTTTCTTTCACCAACTGCCAATGATCCCCGGGCTTAACGACCTTGGACTTTCCACGAATGGCACGTTGCTGGCGCGCCCGACCGGAACAGGCGAGCCGATGGCGCAGGCATTGCGTCGCGCGGGCGTTAATTCCATCAATATCTCGCTCGATACTCTCGACCGCGAGGCTTACGCCCAAACAACGGGCCGCGATTTTCTGCCGCAGGTGCTCGATGGAATTGAAGCCGCGATTGCCGCGAAGTTTCCGCTCATCAAACTGAATTGCGTCCTGATGCGCGGCCGGAACGAAGACCAGTTCGTTCCGCTCGTGGAATTCGCCGCCGCCCGAGATCTCATCCTGCGTTTCATCGAGTTGATGCCGGTGAGTCACAGCGACGTTCTCGATGAGAGCAATTTCTTGCCGGTGGCGGAAGCGCGCCGGTCGCTCGAGTCGCGCTACGGCCCGCTGATTCCCGAGCCGTCGTTCCGCACCAATGGACCGTCGACCTACTACCGGATCGCCGGGAGGGACCAACGCCTCGGTTTCATCGGGGCGATGACCAATCTGCATTTTTGCGAGAGCTGCAACAAACTGCGACTCACCTGTGACGGAAAACTGCGACCCTGCCTCGGCAGTTACCTCGAGTTCGATATCATGAAAGTCTTGCGTGCGGGAGCGACCGATGCCGAGCTGAGGCGCTTCTTCCTCGATGTGGTCGAACGCAAACCCGAGCAACACGACTTTCGCGGAAACTATTCGCCGGGCCGAATGATGGTGGCGATCGGAGGGTGA
- the moaC gene encoding cyclic pyranopterin monophosphate synthase MoaC, which produces MACDVKKKGLSHIGGDHRAKMVDVSAKPLSARTAVAEGRITLAKETVALIRKNEIAKGDVVATARLAGIQAAKRTAHLIPLCHTIPLSDVQVTIELAKDGAKVSCTARTVAQTGVEMEALTGVSVALLTIYDMCKALDKEMVIGDVRLVEKTKSAVSR; this is translated from the coding sequence GTGGCGTGTGACGTGAAGAAGAAAGGGCTGAGTCACATCGGTGGCGATCATCGGGCGAAGATGGTCGATGTCTCTGCGAAGCCGTTGAGCGCGCGCACGGCTGTCGCAGAAGGGCGCATTACCCTGGCGAAGGAAACGGTCGCGCTGATCCGCAAGAACGAGATCGCGAAAGGCGATGTGGTTGCGACCGCGCGCCTTGCCGGGATTCAAGCGGCCAAGCGCACCGCACACCTGATCCCGCTTTGCCACACGATCCCGCTGAGTGACGTGCAGGTCACAATCGAGTTGGCGAAGGATGGCGCGAAAGTCAGCTGCACCGCGCGCACAGTCGCCCAAACCGGTGTCGAAATGGAAGCGCTCACCGGAGTCAGCGTCGCGTTGCTCACGATCTACGACATGTGCAAGGCGTTGGATAAGGAGATGGTGATCGGCGATGTGCGGTTGGTGGAAAAAACAAAGAGCGCTGTGAGTCGTTGA
- a CDS encoding MogA/MoaB family molybdenum cofactor biosynthesis protein — protein MQITVGIITISDRATSGEYEDLGGPAVKEAAENYGWQVLSEAIVPDEAARIQETIRSFSNQGCGLILTTGGTGVAERDVTPEAIRAIMRVEIPGFGETMRRESMKITPNAILSRSLAAIVDRSLVLALPGKPSGAVECLGFVLGAIPHAVALAQRVPTSC, from the coding sequence ATGCAAATCACCGTCGGCATCATCACTATCTCGGACCGCGCCACCTCCGGCGAATACGAGGACCTGGGCGGACCGGCCGTGAAAGAGGCGGCCGAGAACTATGGCTGGCAGGTTTTGAGTGAAGCGATCGTTCCGGATGAAGCCGCGCGCATCCAGGAGACAATTCGCTCGTTCTCAAATCAGGGGTGCGGCCTGATTCTGACGACCGGTGGGACCGGTGTAGCCGAGCGCGACGTCACACCGGAAGCTATTCGCGCCATCATGCGGGTGGAGATTCCGGGGTTTGGCGAAACGATGCGGCGTGAATCGATGAAGATTACGCCGAATGCAATTCTGTCCCGCAGTCTGGCCGCGATCGTGGACCGTTCGCTCGTCCTGGCCCTGCCCGGCAAGCCATCGGGCGCGGTGGAATGTCTCGGTTTCGTTTTGGGCGCGATCCCGCACGCGGTCGCGCTCGCGCAACGCGTGCCGACATCCTGCTAA
- a CDS encoding M23 family metallopeptidase: MRTAGFAALMALIGLPIVAQTQTPLNLVLPTENDAIFRGDGEAFYQYIERDYQGVKSTPWEGGRYGFVRNPVETGSGIVYTRLHEGIDIRPLQRDAQGEPLDAVRAIAGGTVVHTNTVPGFSNYGRYVVVEHNFDGCKYYSLYGHLSSIAVHTGQKVQPRDQLGVMGHTGEGLNQARAHVHLELNLLLSRHFEAWHDNFFKNDPNHNGLYNGLNLAGLDIARLYLALQKQPGLTIPQFLAEEETLYRVLVPASKNFDLAKLYPWMVRQKAEGEQGSWEISFNRAGVPLKVQANPKVVPEPELSYLKPGGVNSGLLTNERLSGRGASAHLTEKGKQFMRLLTFPD; encoded by the coding sequence ATGAGAACAGCCGGATTCGCCGCCCTCATGGCCTTAATCGGCCTGCCAATTGTCGCGCAAACCCAGACGCCCCTCAACCTCGTTCTCCCGACCGAAAACGACGCCATTTTCCGCGGGGATGGGGAGGCCTTTTACCAATACATCGAGCGGGATTACCAGGGAGTTAAATCGACGCCCTGGGAAGGCGGCCGTTATGGATTCGTCCGCAATCCGGTCGAGACAGGGAGCGGCATAGTTTACACCCGTCTCCACGAAGGAATCGACATCCGTCCCCTCCAGCGAGACGCCCAGGGAGAGCCGCTGGACGCCGTGCGGGCCATCGCCGGGGGCACCGTGGTGCATACCAACACGGTCCCCGGGTTTTCGAATTACGGACGATACGTGGTGGTCGAGCATAATTTCGACGGCTGCAAATATTACAGCCTCTACGGCCACCTGAGCTCAATCGCCGTGCACACCGGGCAAAAGGTCCAGCCGCGCGACCAGCTCGGCGTGATGGGTCATACCGGCGAAGGTTTGAACCAGGCCCGCGCGCACGTCCATCTAGAGCTGAACCTGCTCTTGAGCCGGCATTTTGAAGCGTGGCACGACAATTTTTTCAAAAACGATCCAAACCACAACGGCCTCTATAACGGACTGAATCTGGCCGGACTCGATATTGCCCGGCTCTATCTGGCTCTCCAAAAACAGCCTGGCCTGACCATTCCGCAATTCCTGGCCGAGGAGGAAACACTTTATCGAGTGCTGGTCCCGGCTTCGAAAAACTTCGACCTGGCAAAGCTCTATCCGTGGATGGTGCGACAAAAAGCGGAGGGCGAACAGGGCAGCTGGGAGATTTCGTTCAACCGGGCCGGGGTTCCCCTCAAAGTCCAGGCAAACCCAAAAGTGGTTCCGGAACCGGAGCTCTCGTATCTGAAACCGGGCGGAGTCAATTCCGGCCTCCTCACGAACGAACGGCTGTCGGGCCGGGGTGCGAGCGCCCATCTCACGGAAAAAGGAAAGCAGTTTATGCGGCTGCTGACTTTTCCGGATTAA
- a CDS encoding BsuPI-related putative proteinase inhibitor: MSRSLVLALLSLALAGDLSAQEPTPERRGGWFTRMLHPFQSNPVPTYKDSRLRGLVLELKLSPQPVKLSEVRQLQINLTLRNVSKKAVVLDFPTEQRFEIYLRNSSDAILTTWTDNHAFEEKAGTVLINPLEHINYPETIATRDLTANKVFIAEVFFPQYPELRVRQKFLTAP, encoded by the coding sequence ATGAGCCGTTCGCTTGTCTTAGCCCTGCTCTCGCTGGCACTTGCAGGCGATCTTTCCGCCCAGGAACCGACGCCCGAGCGGCGAGGCGGCTGGTTCACCCGGATGCTCCATCCCTTTCAGTCCAATCCGGTGCCGACTTATAAAGATTCGCGGCTCCGCGGTCTCGTCCTGGAGCTAAAACTTTCACCGCAACCCGTGAAACTCTCCGAGGTGCGCCAATTGCAGATAAACCTGACGCTGCGGAACGTATCGAAGAAGGCGGTGGTTCTCGATTTTCCCACTGAACAACGGTTCGAGATTTATCTGCGAAATTCTTCCGACGCTATTCTCACCACCTGGACCGACAACCATGCCTTCGAGGAGAAAGCTGGCACGGTCCTGATCAATCCTTTGGAGCACATCAATTATCCCGAAACGATCGCGACCCGCGACCTGACCGCGAACAAAGTTTTCATCGCCGAGGTTTTCTTTCCGCAATACCCTGAGCTCCGCGTCCGGCAGAAATTTCTGACGGCGCCGTAG
- a CDS encoding histidinol-phosphatase HisJ family protein, with protein MHLFSDYHSHPQGHRVQPFTQALLQPWVDSARERGLTDIAFTDHDRYHAGIDFDELEKLRAANPDIKIRAGLELDNDPETSAAGRQWVEKNWKRLDFVLGSVHYLDRPDQMFDSVPAGAEQFSGRDIDEVYADYFRRIREVAGTGLVDCLSHLDLIKIHGHRSRAPVRDLVAETLDFVAARGLAIELSTAGWRKPVKELYPSDEIIWLAMEKGIRFTTASDAHSHVQLGENYARLAEKMQELGIREVCVFEQHKAQLQRL; from the coding sequence TTGCATTTATTCTCCGATTACCACAGCCATCCCCAGGGGCATCGCGTTCAACCCTTCACCCAGGCGTTGCTCCAACCGTGGGTGGATAGCGCGCGCGAACGCGGGCTGACCGATATCGCGTTCACGGATCACGATCGCTACCACGCCGGGATCGATTTCGATGAGCTCGAAAAATTGCGGGCCGCAAATCCTGACATAAAAATCCGCGCCGGGCTCGAGCTGGATAACGACCCGGAGACTTCGGCCGCAGGCCGGCAATGGGTGGAAAAGAATTGGAAACGTCTCGATTTCGTCCTCGGTTCGGTTCACTACCTGGACCGGCCCGATCAAATGTTCGACAGCGTCCCGGCCGGCGCGGAACAATTTTCCGGACGCGATATCGACGAGGTTTACGCCGATTATTTTCGCCGCATCCGGGAAGTTGCCGGGACTGGGCTGGTCGATTGCCTGTCGCATCTGGACCTCATCAAGATCCACGGCCATCGATCGAGGGCGCCGGTTCGCGATCTGGTTGCCGAAACGCTCGACTTCGTTGCTGCGCGGGGACTCGCCATCGAGCTATCGACGGCCGGCTGGCGGAAGCCCGTGAAAGAGCTTTATCCCTCCGATGAGATTATCTGGCTCGCCATGGAGAAGGGAATCCGGTTCACCACTGCCTCCGACGCCCATTCCCACGTCCAGCTCGGGGAGAACTATGCGCGGCTCGCGGAGAAGATGCAGGAGCTCGGGATTCGGGAGGTTTGTGTTTTTGAGCAGCACAAAGCGCAGCTCCAGCGATTGTAG
- a CDS encoding YbaB/EbfC family nucleoid-associated protein, producing the protein MNLNKLMKQAQKMQEQMAKTQAELEDKTVEVQAAGGKVTVVANGAGEVTSIKIAKEIVDPEDVEFLEEAVLSGVKQAIAQGKDLAQSEMTKITGGLGLGGLGL; encoded by the coding sequence ATGAATCTGAACAAGTTAATGAAGCAGGCGCAGAAGATGCAGGAGCAGATGGCGAAAACGCAGGCCGAGCTGGAGGACAAAACGGTCGAAGTCCAGGCAGCGGGCGGGAAAGTGACGGTGGTCGCCAACGGCGCCGGCGAAGTGACCTCGATCAAGATCGCGAAGGAGATCGTCGATCCTGAGGACGTGGAATTTCTGGAGGAAGCAGTCCTGAGCGGCGTGAAACAGGCGATCGCGCAAGGAAAGGATCTCGCTCAAAGCGAGATGACCAAGATCACCGGCGGCCTGGGTTTGGGCGGATTGGGACTGTAG
- the dnaX gene encoding DNA polymerase III subunit gamma/tau — translation MSYQVFARKYRPQTFDDLVGQAHVTRTLKNAVDQNRLAHAYLFVGPRGTGKTSTARILAKALNCVKGPTVTPCGVCDSCKEIAAGNSLDVLEIDGASNNGVEQVRELRDNVRYAPTKGKFKIYIIDEVHMLSAAAFNALLKTLEEPPAHVKFVFATTEPQKVLPTILSRCQRFDLHRIPANLIAQHLQFIAGKEKIALDPTAAHAIAKGADGGLRDAESMLDQLVAFCGENIAESDVLNVFGFTSEQTVAQFTEKILRGDTPGALALLHAEADSGKDMMKLMSDLISYLRDLLVGKVKPEALAEDLNPDLQESLESQAALIETDRLLELIDQFAAAEGRMKWAPNKRLHFEVAVIKAIQTLSQVTLNDVIEKLAALRNGKASTVTGSSLGAGIGDPGPPAARTKAPEKSVETPAPAGITDPGSNKVQEQPTIDPKEAWRKTVEKVRATRRLIAGWVEAGTALGIEGRFLMVGFPPEQKAAMESLSIPKTRDYIDAVLKEVSGQDWKIKFVIKEGLPVTAPVETAAPKKAETQATFQDDPLIREALEIFKGEIKTVTD, via the coding sequence GTGAGTTATCAGGTTTTCGCGAGAAAGTACCGCCCGCAAACATTCGACGATCTCGTCGGCCAGGCTCACGTCACGCGCACGCTCAAGAATGCCGTCGACCAGAACCGGCTCGCCCATGCCTATCTCTTCGTGGGACCGCGCGGGACGGGCAAGACATCCACCGCCCGAATCCTCGCGAAAGCGCTCAACTGCGTGAAGGGGCCGACGGTTACGCCGTGCGGCGTGTGCGATAGCTGCAAGGAAATCGCGGCCGGCAACAGCCTCGACGTTCTCGAAATCGACGGGGCCAGCAACAACGGCGTCGAGCAGGTGCGCGAACTGCGGGACAACGTCCGTTACGCGCCGACCAAGGGGAAATTCAAGATCTACATCATTGACGAGGTGCACATGCTCTCGGCGGCGGCGTTCAACGCCTTGCTCAAGACGCTCGAGGAACCGCCCGCGCACGTGAAATTCGTCTTCGCCACGACCGAGCCGCAGAAAGTGCTGCCTACGATCCTGAGCCGGTGCCAGCGATTCGATCTCCATCGCATCCCGGCAAACCTGATCGCGCAGCATCTCCAATTCATTGCCGGGAAAGAAAAGATCGCACTCGATCCGACCGCAGCCCACGCCATCGCAAAAGGCGCGGATGGCGGATTGCGCGACGCGGAGTCGATGCTCGATCAACTCGTCGCTTTTTGCGGAGAAAACATTGCCGAGTCCGATGTCCTGAACGTTTTCGGATTTACGAGCGAACAGACCGTCGCCCAGTTCACCGAAAAGATTTTGCGCGGCGACACGCCGGGCGCGCTCGCGCTGCTCCATGCCGAAGCCGATAGCGGCAAAGACATGATGAAGCTCATGTCCGATCTGATTTCGTATCTGCGCGATTTACTCGTCGGCAAAGTGAAACCGGAAGCGCTGGCGGAAGACTTGAATCCGGATCTGCAGGAATCACTCGAAAGCCAGGCGGCGCTGATCGAAACGGATCGGCTCCTCGAATTGATCGATCAATTCGCGGCCGCGGAAGGACGAATGAAATGGGCGCCCAACAAGCGGCTCCATTTCGAAGTCGCCGTGATCAAGGCGATCCAAACCCTGAGCCAGGTGACGTTGAACGACGTCATCGAGAAACTGGCCGCGTTGCGGAATGGGAAAGCCTCGACGGTCACCGGGAGCTCCCTTGGAGCCGGGATCGGTGATCCCGGCCCGCCAGCAGCAAGAACGAAAGCTCCCGAAAAATCTGTGGAAACGCCTGCACCGGCCGGGATCACCGATCCCGGCTCCAACAAGGTGCAAGAGCAACCGACCATTGATCCGAAGGAGGCCTGGCGAAAGACCGTGGAGAAAGTCCGCGCCACTCGGCGTTTGATCGCGGGTTGGGTAGAGGCGGGCACGGCGCTGGGGATCGAAGGTCGCTTTCTGATGGTCGGGTTCCCGCCCGAACAAAAAGCCGCAATGGAATCGCTCTCCATCCCCAAGACCCGCGATTACATCGACGCCGTTCTAAAAGAAGTGAGCGGCCAGGATTGGAAAATAAAGTTTGTGATCAAGGAAGGGCTGCCGGTCACCGCGCCGGTGGAAACGGCCGCGCCAAAAAAGGCGGAAACCCAGGCGACCTTCCAGGACGACCCGCTCATTCGCGAGGCGTTGGAGATTTTCAAGGGCGAAATAAAAACCGTGACGGACTGA